A region of Armatimonadota bacterium DNA encodes the following proteins:
- a CDS encoding cellulase family glycosylhydrolase, producing MSKLPRWRGFNLDNRFHQDYANRPFRREDFDQIAEWGFDFVRFPMDYRIWTDKGDWTRLLEPELKKIDEAIDWAARNKLHAQLNFHRAPGYTVNVPPEAKSLWRDEDAVNVCCLHWAAFAKRYKGRPNLSFNPLNEPANVGAEPHKKAMTRIVEAIRKEDDKRLIICDGRDYGAVPAEELLSLNVAHSTRGYQPFQLTHYLAEWVAVAKNFPKPERFEPRQADEIWDRYYRPWIEFEKKGVGVMVGEFGCYNKTPHAVVLSWMEEMLKRWKTAGWGWALWNYRGTFGILDSNRSDVQYRDYKGQKLDQAMLNLLRQH from the coding sequence ATGAGCAAACTGCCGCGCTGGCGCGGCTTCAATCTCGACAATCGCTTTCATCAGGATTACGCCAACCGCCCGTTCCGCCGAGAGGACTTCGACCAAATTGCCGAATGGGGATTCGACTTCGTTCGGTTCCCCATGGACTATCGAATCTGGACCGACAAAGGCGATTGGACGCGCCTGTTAGAACCCGAACTGAAAAAAATAGACGAGGCCATCGATTGGGCGGCGCGGAACAAACTCCATGCCCAGCTCAACTTCCATCGAGCGCCCGGATACACCGTCAACGTCCCGCCCGAAGCCAAATCGCTCTGGCGAGACGAGGACGCGGTCAACGTCTGCTGCCTGCACTGGGCGGCCTTCGCCAAGCGGTACAAAGGACGGCCTAACCTCAGCTTCAACCCGCTCAACGAGCCGGCCAACGTCGGCGCCGAGCCGCACAAAAAAGCCATGACGCGAATCGTCGAGGCGATCCGAAAAGAAGACGATAAACGCCTCATCATCTGCGACGGACGCGATTACGGGGCAGTACCCGCCGAGGAGCTTCTATCCCTGAACGTGGCGCACAGCACAAGAGGCTATCAGCCGTTCCAACTGACCCACTATCTGGCCGAATGGGTAGCAGTGGCCAAAAACTTCCCTAAGCCCGAACGGTTCGAGCCCCGACAGGCCGATGAGATATGGGATCGCTACTACCGCCCCTGGATCGAGTTCGAAAAGAAGGGCGTCGGCGTCATGGTCGGCGAATTCGGCTGCTACAACAAAACGCCTCACGCCGTGGTCCTATCCTGGATGGAAGAGATGCTGAAGCGATGGAAAACCGCAGGCTGGGGCTGGGCGCTCTGGAACTACCGCGGCACGTTCGGCATCCTCGATAGCAACCGTTCCGACGTTCAATATCGAGACTACAAAGGCCAAAAACTCGATCAAGCAATGCTGAACTTGCTCAGGCAGCACTGA
- the erpA gene encoding iron-sulfur cluster insertion protein ErpA, which yields MPITLTDKAAQEVKNLLAENDKQGAALRVWVAGGGCSGLQYGMAIDEQDAEENDLIFESHGVKIFIDPGSLQYMDGSSVDYLEEQFGGGFKIENPNATGSCGCGSSFQTEEGQSGCGSCGCNG from the coding sequence ATGCCCATCACATTGACCGATAAGGCCGCGCAGGAAGTCAAAAACCTGCTGGCAGAAAACGATAAGCAAGGCGCAGCCCTGCGCGTCTGGGTGGCCGGAGGCGGCTGCTCCGGCCTGCAATACGGCATGGCCATCGACGAACAGGACGCCGAAGAGAACGACTTAATCTTCGAATCGCACGGCGTCAAAATCTTTATCGACCCCGGCAGCCTGCAATACATGGACGGCTCCAGCGTCGACTACCTGGAAGAGCAGTTCGGCGGCGGGTTCAAAATCGAAAACCCCAACGCCACAGGATCGTGCGGATGCGGCAGTTCGTTCCAAACCGAAGAGGGACAGAGCGGTTGCGGGTCGTGCGGATGCAACGGATAA
- a CDS encoding SBBP repeat-containing protein: MISGSYAQRNQDFTYCWDHKLTQHPNGKFDKGKDVATYLPHNAVYVVGQTKGGDYHRGFVVRLEACGQGTRVKWIKYIESSTGNASANAVAVDGAGFVYVAGFVHVSGEGHNVFLAKYEPEDGDIWLDEQACGSAAVPFFITYDRDDQDDEAVDLAVTHDGHAFLAATTKGGEFASTDVTVMRAKKCPIIVDDPTPHVEG; this comes from the coding sequence ATGATCTCCGGATCATACGCCCAGAGGAATCAAGACTTTACTTACTGTTGGGATCACAAACTGACCCAACACCCCAACGGCAAGTTTGACAAGGGCAAAGACGTTGCGACCTACTTGCCGCACAACGCTGTCTATGTCGTGGGCCAGACCAAAGGCGGCGACTATCACAGAGGGTTCGTCGTTCGATTGGAGGCATGCGGACAGGGAACCCGCGTCAAGTGGATCAAGTACATCGAGAGTTCGACCGGCAACGCCTCGGCGAACGCTGTTGCCGTTGACGGCGCCGGGTTCGTCTATGTTGCAGGCTTCGTTCATGTAAGCGGGGAAGGCCACAACGTCTTTCTCGCCAAGTACGAACCAGAAGACGGCGACATTTGGTTGGACGAACAGGCCTGCGGCAGTGCCGCAGTACCGTTTTTCATCACCTACGACCGGGACGACCAGGACGACGAGGCGGTCGATTTGGCGGTAACGCACGATGGACATGCCTTTCTGGCCGCGACGACCAAGGGCGGCGAGTTCGCTTCTACGGACGTAACCGTCATGCGGGCCAAAAAGTGCCCCATAATAGTTGACGACCCGACGCCTCATGTCGAAGGCTGA
- a CDS encoding glycine--tRNA ligase subunit beta: MTEQGRDDLLIELGCEEIPAGFMAGALEQFQELIVQTLLELRLSCERVDTYGTPRRLIAIGNQVATNQAPTTKETRGPAKSACFDPQGQPTQAFLGFCRGQGIQPDQAEFRTLGDAEYAFAVKQDAGLPAIEALAKALPDKILSMTFPKTLRWGEGNIRFARPIRWIVALFGTQIVDFEIAGARSGRLSRGHRFAHPEEFEAAAPRDFLAQLKTKGVIADPKQREETIQRASKEAAERINGNLLLDDDLLEENVYLTENPQPILCEFDREFLALPRACLVSAMRKHEKFIPIEDRQGRLMPNFVSVTNGGDPDTVKKGNEWVMMARFNDAKFFFEEDRKRNLRDFLPDLERILYQQKLGTIADKVRRMEKIAQQFAQLPQGIAALCKADLATQMVMEFPDLQGAIGREYALLDGIDPAIAQAIEEHYRPRYSLDVLPDSALGATLAVADKIDALVGYVGLGFMPKGSTDPYGLKRAANGCVELLAAHPDFPVLSQLSRWAYEAYQEQGVELKPFEQLYTDLQSLFIARLDAFLQEIGIRYDIARAVLNGDEAPVNDYIQRAEALQSFGGPDFEARVQTATRPANILSAALKKGIAIDADLTKVDDSLFEHPTERALHESLQSMPKTEDPEELWEALRKLEEPINALFDAVMVMDEDARKRDNRLTLLACADRLYRRLADFTQIVLEGE, from the coding sequence ATGACGGAGCAAGGACGCGACGACCTTCTGATCGAGCTAGGATGCGAGGAGATCCCCGCAGGATTCATGGCGGGCGCCTTAGAGCAGTTCCAAGAACTGATCGTACAAACCCTCCTGGAACTGCGCCTAAGCTGCGAGCGAGTTGACACATACGGCACACCGCGCCGCCTAATCGCCATCGGCAACCAGGTCGCGACCAACCAAGCGCCGACCACCAAAGAAACCCGCGGCCCGGCCAAAAGCGCCTGTTTCGACCCTCAAGGCCAACCCACCCAAGCCTTCCTCGGCTTCTGTCGCGGCCAGGGCATCCAACCCGACCAGGCCGAGTTTCGAACCCTTGGGGACGCCGAGTACGCCTTTGCTGTCAAACAAGACGCTGGCTTGCCTGCAATCGAAGCCTTGGCCAAAGCGCTGCCCGACAAAATCCTCTCCATGACCTTCCCTAAAACCCTCCGCTGGGGCGAAGGCAATATCCGATTCGCTCGCCCAATCCGCTGGATCGTCGCGCTCTTCGGCACCCAGATCGTCGACTTCGAGATCGCGGGCGCGCGCTCCGGACGTCTCTCTCGCGGGCATCGGTTTGCACATCCCGAAGAGTTCGAAGCCGCCGCGCCCAGGGACTTCCTAGCGCAGCTCAAAACCAAAGGCGTCATCGCCGATCCGAAACAGCGCGAGGAAACCATCCAGCGCGCATCCAAAGAAGCCGCCGAACGCATAAACGGCAACCTCTTGCTGGACGATGACTTGCTAGAAGAAAACGTCTACCTCACCGAAAACCCGCAACCCATCCTCTGCGAGTTCGACCGAGAGTTCCTCGCCCTGCCGCGAGCCTGCCTCGTCTCCGCCATGCGCAAGCACGAAAAGTTCATCCCTATCGAAGACCGGCAGGGAAGACTCATGCCCAACTTCGTATCCGTAACCAACGGCGGCGACCCAGATACGGTCAAGAAAGGCAACGAATGGGTCATGATGGCGCGATTCAACGACGCCAAGTTCTTCTTCGAAGAAGACCGCAAGCGCAATCTGCGCGACTTCCTGCCCGATCTAGAGCGCATCCTCTATCAGCAAAAATTGGGAACCATCGCCGACAAAGTTCGGCGCATGGAAAAAATCGCCCAGCAATTTGCCCAATTGCCCCAAGGAATTGCCGCGCTCTGCAAGGCCGACCTGGCCACCCAAATGGTCATGGAGTTCCCCGACCTGCAGGGCGCCATCGGGCGCGAATACGCCCTGCTGGACGGCATAGACCCGGCAATCGCCCAAGCGATCGAAGAGCACTACCGCCCTCGCTATAGCCTCGACGTTCTGCCCGATTCTGCGCTGGGCGCCACGTTGGCCGTGGCCGACAAGATCGACGCCCTGGTCGGCTATGTCGGTCTGGGCTTCATGCCCAAAGGCTCCACCGATCCCTACGGCCTCAAACGCGCCGCAAACGGCTGCGTCGAACTGCTGGCCGCGCATCCCGATTTTCCGGTACTGAGCCAGCTCTCGCGCTGGGCTTACGAAGCCTACCAAGAACAAGGGGTCGAGCTCAAACCTTTCGAGCAACTTTATACCGACCTTCAATCGCTCTTTATTGCCCGTTTGGACGCCTTCCTGCAGGAAATCGGCATCCGATACGACATCGCCCGCGCCGTGCTGAACGGCGATGAGGCCCCCGTCAACGACTACATACAACGGGCAGAGGCGCTCCAGTCGTTCGGCGGTCCCGATTTCGAAGCCCGCGTCCAAACCGCCACCCGCCCCGCCAACATCCTGTCCGCCGCCCTTAAAAAAGGCATTGCCATAGACGCCGACCTGACCAAGGTTGACGATAGCCTCTTCGAACATCCTACCGAACGGGCGCTGCACGAATCGCTCCAATCGATGCCCAAAACGGAGGACCCAGAAGAACTTTGGGAAGCGTTAAGAAAATTGGAAGAACCGATCAACGCGCTGTTCGACGCGGTGATGGTGATGGACGAGGACGCGCGCAAGCGCGACAACCGCCTGACTCTGCTCGCCTGCGCCGACCGCCTTTACCGCCGCCTGGCCGACTTTACGCAGATTGTATTGGAAGGCGAGTAA
- a CDS encoding HDOD domain-containing protein: MAASNALKMDDILSKLQDLPSLPHVVLKVYQLADDPQTNAAQLSLIIGKDHGFAARLLRMANSPYYGMSRRIGSIDQAVMVLGCRTVKSLSLLAGTFPFLSKTLPGYTVEPSALWRHSLATAIIAQGLCSKVGANPDETFAAALLHDMGKLVIAAYAPKAGEEACKKAIKEGVSFHQAEKTLWGFTHAELGEAVCKMWALPDTIQDAVGMHHEPSAPPSPIVAIVHVSDWLATKCGFPLNEQEPIDEEPIERCMAVLGLTNANLAEALESASARIAESDDLFFEDEAA; this comes from the coding sequence ATGGCTGCTTCTAATGCTTTGAAAATGGACGACATTTTGTCGAAATTGCAGGATTTGCCGAGTTTGCCTCACGTGGTGCTTAAGGTGTATCAGTTGGCGGACGATCCTCAGACCAACGCCGCGCAGTTGAGCCTGATCATCGGCAAGGACCACGGCTTTGCGGCAAGGTTGCTGCGAATGGCCAATTCGCCTTATTACGGCATGTCGCGCCGGATCGGCAGCATCGACCAAGCGGTTATGGTGTTGGGGTGCCGCACGGTCAAGAGTCTTTCGCTATTGGCCGGGACTTTTCCTTTTCTATCCAAAACGCTGCCGGGCTATACGGTGGAGCCGAGCGCGCTTTGGCGACACTCGTTAGCGACGGCGATTATCGCTCAAGGGCTTTGTTCGAAGGTAGGCGCCAATCCCGATGAGACGTTTGCGGCGGCTTTGCTGCACGATATGGGCAAGCTCGTGATCGCGGCCTATGCGCCCAAGGCAGGGGAAGAGGCTTGCAAAAAGGCGATTAAGGAAGGCGTCTCGTTCCATCAAGCGGAAAAGACGCTGTGGGGCTTTACTCATGCCGAGTTGGGCGAGGCGGTCTGCAAGATGTGGGCTTTGCCGGACACTATACAAGACGCCGTTGGGATGCACCACGAACCGAGCGCGCCGCCCTCCCCTATCGTGGCGATCGTTCATGTGAGCGACTGGTTGGCGACGAAGTGCGGATTTCCTTTGAACGAGCAGGAGCCAATCGACGAAGAGCCGATCGAACGTTGCATGGCTGTGCTCGGCCTGACCAATGCGAACCTGGCAGAAGCGCTGGAATCGGCGTCGGCCCGGATCGCCGAGTCGGACGATCTTTTCTTCGAGGACGAGGCAGCGTAG
- a CDS encoding lamin tail domain-containing protein, whose amino-acid sequence MKRFAFASLAGALLVGTCFAQGRIVINEFQYDDSGTDDKEFVELYNAGDQPVDISGWVLAAGDLATLTDNNADYTIPGGTTLQPGQYYVLGSAVVPNVNQIVGVNNLWENDNEWLALKDTAGNIIDALAYETNKGSNFPAGHFEGLGLWGNFTSIDGDAAGTDLTFQSLSRWEDGYDTNNNGRDFALKIWTPGSNNNPTAAPSLPRSYDFDDNFMGAMVPDFTGSFRNPRYIDPTAMDDFVLYNPNIIPASPQGGNAMCMWDWAGGGNAAATDFHFTGALGAEMWVYLDTALHAGTDLESWAVGILGTTETFFNLPFVNPASACAITGLAWVWRKSATENSLRLVDAKNGGNSGDTGTVWNVLGTIDLTSMASGWYRLRIEAQGSVVRGIFGGTYGSKTDGTSFCGVVDDVSNRRGQFYLGFREAVGSNLATNPPRIDRLTLYAPAAGTGDVNGDGCIDDTDLAIVLTAFGSNDCTADVNSDGIVDDTDLAIVLGTFGDGC is encoded by the coding sequence ATGAAGCGTTTCGCATTTGCGTCGCTGGCCGGCGCGCTGCTGGTCGGGACGTGCTTTGCTCAGGGTCGCATCGTGATCAACGAGTTTCAGTACGACGACTCGGGCACGGACGATAAGGAGTTTGTCGAGCTTTACAACGCTGGCGATCAGCCGGTTGACATTTCTGGCTGGGTCTTGGCAGCGGGCGATCTGGCCACATTGACCGATAACAACGCCGACTACACGATACCGGGCGGCACCACACTTCAGCCTGGCCAGTATTACGTGCTGGGTTCGGCGGTCGTGCCCAACGTCAACCAGATTGTTGGCGTCAACAATCTGTGGGAGAACGACAACGAGTGGCTGGCGCTAAAGGACACGGCCGGCAATATTATCGATGCCCTGGCTTACGAGACGAACAAGGGATCGAACTTCCCTGCCGGGCACTTTGAGGGTCTTGGGCTCTGGGGCAATTTCACCAGTATCGACGGCGATGCGGCCGGAACCGATCTGACTTTTCAGAGCCTGTCTCGATGGGAAGACGGCTACGACACCAACAACAATGGGCGCGACTTTGCTCTGAAGATATGGACGCCCGGCTCGAACAACAATCCGACCGCGGCGCCCAGCTTGCCTCGATCGTACGATTTCGACGATAACTTCATGGGCGCGATGGTGCCGGACTTCACCGGTTCGTTCCGCAATCCGCGATACATCGATCCGACGGCGATGGACGATTTCGTGCTGTACAACCCGAATATCATTCCGGCTTCGCCCCAGGGCGGCAACGCGATGTGCATGTGGGACTGGGCCGGCGGCGGCAACGCGGCGGCGACCGACTTCCACTTTACGGGCGCGCTTGGCGCTGAGATGTGGGTTTACTTGGACACGGCGCTCCATGCCGGTACCGACTTGGAATCTTGGGCGGTAGGCATCTTGGGCACGACCGAGACTTTCTTTAATCTGCCCTTTGTCAATCCGGCCAGCGCCTGTGCGATCACTGGGTTGGCTTGGGTGTGGAGGAAATCGGCCACCGAGAACTCGCTGCGCCTGGTAGACGCCAAGAACGGCGGCAACTCGGGCGACACGGGCACCGTTTGGAACGTGCTCGGCACTATCGACCTGACCTCGATGGCTTCTGGATGGTACCGATTACGGATCGAAGCTCAGGGCAGTGTGGTTCGCGGCATCTTCGGCGGCACGTACGGGTCTAAGACAGATGGCACGTCCTTCTGCGGCGTCGTTGACGATGTATCCAATCGCCGCGGTCAGTTCTACCTCGGCTTCCGCGAGGCGGTCGGCAGCAACCTGGCCACCAACCCGCCGCGCATCGACCGGCTGACGCTGTACGCGCCTGCCGCGGGCACGGGCGACGTGAACGGCGACGGCTGTATCGACGACACCGACTTGGCGATCGTTCTGACTGCGTTCGGCAGCAACGACTGCACCGCCGACGTGAACAGCGACGGTATTGTCGACGATACGGACCTGGCTATCGTGCTTGGCACGTTCGGCGACGGCTGCTAA
- the acpS gene encoding holo-ACP synthase, with protein MLLGLGIDIVEVDRIARLVQRKPEFPERILTPSEFEFYVRSLRHDAFLAGRWAAKEAAIKAWGAPLSFQEISILPDGNGRPCLAFSGRAEGAAGQISISHDARTAVAVCILTARQD; from the coding sequence ATGTTGCTGGGATTGGGCATCGATATCGTTGAGGTTGATCGAATTGCCCGGTTGGTACAGCGCAAGCCCGAGTTTCCCGAGAGAATCTTGACGCCGTCCGAGTTCGAGTTTTACGTTCGCTCGCTTCGGCACGATGCTTTTTTGGCCGGTCGATGGGCGGCCAAAGAGGCCGCGATCAAGGCTTGGGGCGCGCCTTTGAGCTTTCAAGAGATTTCGATCTTGCCGGATGGCAACGGTCGTCCGTGCTTAGCTTTCTCCGGTCGTGCGGAGGGAGCGGCGGGCCAGATTTCGATCTCTCACGATGCTCGGACGGCGGTCGCCGTTTGCATTCTGACCGCACGGCAGGATTGA
- the purN gene encoding phosphoribosylglycinamide formyltransferase, with protein sequence MIRIAVLVSGKARGSTLGALMDACRQREIDGEIALVIGTKPETPALSRSNRSLVIEPGENEEEYGAALLQALAKARIDLVCLAGYLRKLPSAVVAAYQGRIMNSHPSLLPAFGGRGMYGDRVHRAVVESGVKVSGCTVHFVDEEYDAGPIILQLPVLTDPSESAEQWAQRLLPFEHDAYIASVRLFAEKKLRLEGRRVLLDDRPGLEASTT encoded by the coding sequence ATGATTCGCATTGCCGTGCTGGTCTCGGGCAAGGCGCGGGGCAGCACGCTCGGCGCGTTGATGGATGCTTGCCGGCAACGGGAGATCGACGGCGAGATCGCCTTGGTGATCGGCACGAAGCCGGAGACTCCAGCCCTTTCGAGGTCGAATAGGTCGCTAGTGATCGAGCCTGGAGAGAATGAGGAGGAGTATGGCGCCGCCTTGTTGCAGGCTTTGGCCAAAGCGCGAATCGACCTTGTCTGCCTGGCCGGATATCTAAGAAAGCTGCCCAGCGCGGTCGTTGCGGCCTATCAAGGTCGGATTATGAACAGCCACCCCTCTTTATTACCGGCTTTTGGGGGTCGGGGCATGTATGGCGACAGGGTTCATCGCGCCGTCGTCGAATCGGGCGTGAAGGTTTCGGGCTGCACGGTGCATTTTGTGGACGAGGAGTACGACGCTGGGCCGATCATCCTGCAGTTGCCCGTGCTGACCGATCCGTCGGAGAGCGCCGAGCAATGGGCGCAGCGGCTGTTGCCGTTCGAGCACGACGCCTATATCGCGTCGGTACGATTGTTTGCAGAAAAGAAATTGCGATTGGAGGGTCGGCGCGTCTTACTGGACGATCGGCCCGGTTTGGAGGCTTCAACGACATGA
- a CDS encoding PilT/PilU family type 4a pilus ATPase has protein sequence MRTYASADELLQICYERDASDIHIVSHEPPTLRLYGRLVRLEEEFGELSPQDTERLFREVAPTKAIHELERVRTADFGYTHKNARFRVAAYYQKGAVAINFRLIPYKLRSFEDIGLPDHLKQLLWRPRGLVLITGPTGSGKTTTLATMTDYINTNRDTHIITIEDPIEYYHEPKASVVSQREVGTDVPTFDEGVVRALRMDPDVILVGEMRDLKTIEAAIRAAETGHLVFSTVHTTGAARTVERIVDVFPTEQQEQIRVQLSTNLVAIISQLLLPRIDRPGRVSAYEIMISNPAIGHMIRDRKIHSIVSAIQTGQQLGMMTLDHHLQFLYQHKIISREEMYRVAQEPEELANKLGEPIGDLNQIKGVSLGV, from the coding sequence ATGAGGACATACGCCAGCGCGGACGAACTGTTGCAGATTTGCTACGAGCGAGACGCATCGGACATTCACATCGTTTCGCACGAGCCACCGACGCTTCGGCTTTACGGGCGATTGGTGCGGCTTGAAGAGGAGTTTGGCGAACTGAGCCCTCAAGACACCGAGCGGCTGTTTAGAGAGGTGGCGCCGACCAAGGCCATCCACGAGTTGGAGCGCGTGCGGACGGCGGACTTTGGGTACACGCACAAGAACGCTCGATTCCGAGTTGCCGCCTATTATCAGAAGGGCGCGGTAGCGATAAACTTCCGATTGATTCCTTATAAGCTTCGCAGTTTTGAGGACATCGGGCTGCCCGATCATCTTAAGCAGCTGCTCTGGCGACCGAGAGGTTTGGTACTGATCACCGGTCCGACAGGATCGGGCAAGACTACCACGCTAGCGACGATGACGGACTACATCAACACCAACCGCGATACGCACATCATCACCATCGAGGACCCAATCGAGTATTACCACGAGCCAAAGGCATCGGTTGTGAGCCAGCGCGAGGTGGGGACCGACGTGCCGACGTTCGACGAAGGCGTGGTGCGGGCGTTGCGAATGGACCCGGACGTGATATTGGTGGGCGAGATGCGCGACCTGAAGACGATCGAAGCCGCCATCCGCGCCGCAGAGACCGGACACTTGGTTTTCTCGACCGTCCACACCACGGGAGCGGCGCGAACGGTCGAACGCATTGTAGACGTTTTCCCTACGGAACAACAAGAGCAGATTCGCGTTCAGCTGAGCACGAACCTGGTCGCCATCATCTCGCAGCTTCTGCTGCCTCGGATCGACCGGCCGGGTCGAGTATCGGCTTATGAGATTATGATCAGCAACCCTGCTATCGGCCATATGATTCGAGACCGCAAGATTCACTCGATCGTCTCGGCCATTCAGACCGGTCAGCAGCTGGGCATGATGACTCTCGACCACCACCTCCAGTTTCTCTATCAGCACAAGATCATCTCGCGCGAGGAGATGTACCGCGTGGCGCAGGAACCGGAGGAGCTGGCCAACAAGTTGGGCGAGCCGATCGGCGATCTGAATCAGATTAAGGGCGTAAGCCTGGGCGTTTAA